The following proteins come from a genomic window of Solwaraspora sp. WMMA2065:
- a CDS encoding TetR/AcrR family transcriptional regulator, with product MRQQPYHHGDLRRALLTAAAEAIAESGVAALSLRDLARRVGVSHAAPTHHFGDKTGLLTAIATEGLDLLATQLAAAGGDILAAGQAYVRFAASHRAHFEVMFQPSLLNFDAPELVTARQRAGRALRASLDDARVPAGDRDNARLAAWSIVHGFATLWLSGALPHDADDDPAALAGPVIRLLFEPAPDQHT from the coding sequence ATGCGGCAACAGCCGTACCACCACGGCGACCTGCGTAGAGCCCTGCTGACCGCCGCCGCCGAGGCGATCGCCGAATCCGGGGTGGCGGCGCTGAGCCTGCGCGACCTGGCTCGACGGGTGGGGGTCTCGCACGCCGCCCCGACGCACCACTTCGGCGACAAGACCGGCCTGCTCACCGCGATCGCCACCGAGGGCCTCGACCTGCTGGCGACCCAGTTGGCGGCGGCCGGCGGTGACATCCTCGCCGCCGGCCAGGCGTACGTGCGGTTCGCCGCGTCCCACCGGGCGCACTTCGAGGTGATGTTCCAACCGAGCCTGCTGAACTTCGACGCGCCGGAGCTGGTCACCGCGCGACAACGGGCCGGCCGCGCGCTACGGGCCAGCCTGGACGACGCCCGGGTGCCGGCCGGCGACCGGGACAACGCCCGCCTGGCGGCCTGGTCGATCGTGCACGGCTTCGCGACCCTGTGGCTGTCCGGGGCGCTGCCGCACGACGCAGACGACGACCCGGCGGCGCTCGCCGGCCCGGTGATCCGACTGCTCTTCGAGCCCGCTCCTGATCAGCATACTTGA
- a CDS encoding phosphodiesterase — MTFGAWLAHVRGGRLLHPRGCSFTGEVQLWGPLADWFLPAGRWPAVIRFSRGTPTPPGWPDILGLAVRIQVPDRPVDLLVSSAGRAPVLRHLPLPRRDFATTYGSILSLRHGRHRIYLAAFPAAPGRLGGAVEQLAEVAARRPIALRLAAATATSHWRTFGRIDVGEPLPSAVDAALAFDPTGHPPLRLRTGGLIQRLRTVTYAASRRARGARTDDNPIVAAGQRPLA, encoded by the coding sequence GTGACCTTCGGAGCCTGGCTGGCGCATGTGCGGGGCGGTCGGCTGCTGCACCCGCGCGGCTGCTCGTTCACCGGCGAGGTCCAGCTCTGGGGCCCGCTCGCCGACTGGTTCCTGCCAGCGGGGCGCTGGCCGGCCGTCATCCGGTTCTCCCGGGGCACCCCGACCCCGCCCGGCTGGCCGGACATCCTCGGCCTTGCGGTCCGGATCCAGGTCCCGGACCGCCCGGTCGACCTGCTGGTGTCCAGCGCCGGCCGAGCGCCGGTCCTGCGCCACCTTCCGCTACCCCGGCGCGACTTCGCCACCACGTACGGCAGCATCCTGTCGTTGCGGCACGGTCGGCACCGGATCTACCTGGCCGCGTTTCCGGCCGCCCCGGGTCGCCTCGGCGGCGCGGTCGAGCAGCTCGCCGAGGTCGCCGCCCGTCGCCCAATCGCGCTGCGGCTCGCGGCGGCCACCGCCACCAGTCACTGGCGGACGTTCGGTCGGATCGACGTCGGCGAGCCGCTGCCGTCCGCCGTTGACGCCGCCCTCGCCTTCGACCCGACCGGTCACCCTCCGCTGCGGCTGCGAACGGGTGGGCTGATCCAACGGCTCCGTACCGTCACCTACGCCGCCTCCCGGCGCGCCCGGGGCGCCCGCACCGACGACAATCCGATTGTCGCCGCCGGTCAGCGGCCGCTAGCGTGA
- a CDS encoding TetR/AcrR family transcriptional regulator: MTPGSTRRDTIADAAIDVFIRYGFRKTSMDDLARAADISRQGLYLHFKTKDELFVAAVDRMVTGVCAATRAAFARDDLDPPGRILAAFEACQGPSVGAAVHGNFEELLNTAATLRCSLAERIERGLVDGVEQVLADSGVADRWRTAGLSARDLAEHLHATSFGLKHKLSSVDEYRNGMQTAVTIVFAGGEALTRE; this comes from the coding sequence GTGACGCCGGGCAGTACCCGACGGGACACCATCGCCGACGCCGCGATCGACGTGTTCATCCGGTACGGGTTCCGGAAGACCTCGATGGACGACCTGGCCCGCGCGGCCGACATCTCCCGGCAAGGGCTCTACCTGCACTTCAAGACCAAGGACGAGCTGTTCGTCGCCGCCGTGGACCGGATGGTGACCGGCGTGTGCGCGGCGACCCGGGCGGCCTTCGCCCGCGACGACCTCGACCCGCCCGGGCGGATCCTCGCCGCGTTCGAAGCGTGCCAGGGCCCGTCGGTCGGGGCCGCGGTGCACGGCAACTTCGAGGAGCTGCTGAACACCGCGGCCACGCTGCGCTGCTCGCTGGCCGAGCGGATCGAGCGCGGGCTGGTCGACGGGGTCGAGCAGGTCCTGGCCGACAGCGGGGTCGCCGACCGCTGGCGGACAGCCGGCCTGTCCGCCCGGGACCTGGCCGAGCACCTGCACGCCACCTCGTTCGGCTTGAAACACAAGCTCTCGTCGGTCGACGAGTACCGAAACGGAATGCAGACCGCCGTGACGATCGTGTTCGCCGGCGGCGAGGCCCTGACCCGGGAGTGA
- a CDS encoding RtcB family protein, which translates to MSHALLPGTRAPVKVWTDPATIEPHASQQLRNIGTLPWVHGVAVMPDVHYGKGATVGSVIAMRQALAPAAVGVDIGCGMSAVRTSLTDAQLPDDLGALRTAIEAAVPVGFQARDTPVDPRRVHGLPTAGWDRFWSGFAGLHPGVAALESRAQRQLGTLGGGNHFIEVCVEQGGPDAGQVWLMLHSGSRNIGKELAERHIAAARKLPHNADLPDRDLAVFLADTAEMTAYRRDLAWAQEYAARNRAVMLALLCRVLRTAVPAVRFDEPISCHHNYVAEEVYDGVPLLVTRKGAIRAGRGELGIIPGSMGTGSYIVRGRGSEAAYCSASHGAGRRMSRSKAKKTYTVDDLAEQTAGVECRKDAGVVDEIPAAYKDLDQVLAEQADLVEVVAHLRQVVCVKG; encoded by the coding sequence ATGAGTCATGCCCTGCTGCCCGGGACCCGGGCCCCGGTCAAGGTCTGGACCGATCCGGCGACCATCGAGCCGCACGCCAGCCAGCAGCTGCGCAACATCGGCACGCTGCCGTGGGTGCACGGCGTCGCGGTGATGCCCGACGTGCACTACGGCAAGGGCGCCACCGTCGGCTCGGTGATCGCGATGCGTCAGGCGCTGGCCCCGGCGGCGGTCGGCGTCGACATCGGCTGCGGCATGTCCGCGGTGCGGACCAGCCTGACCGACGCGCAGTTGCCGGACGACCTGGGCGCGCTGCGTACCGCGATCGAGGCCGCGGTCCCGGTCGGCTTCCAGGCCCGCGACACCCCGGTCGACCCGCGCCGGGTGCACGGTCTGCCGACCGCCGGCTGGGACCGGTTCTGGTCCGGCTTCGCCGGCCTGCACCCCGGGGTCGCCGCGCTGGAGTCCCGGGCGCAGCGTCAGCTCGGCACGCTCGGCGGCGGCAACCACTTCATCGAGGTCTGCGTCGAGCAGGGCGGTCCGGACGCCGGCCAAGTCTGGCTGATGCTGCACTCCGGCTCCCGCAACATCGGCAAGGAGCTGGCCGAGCGGCACATCGCGGCGGCCCGGAAGCTGCCGCACAACGCCGACCTGCCCGACCGCGACCTGGCGGTCTTCCTCGCCGACACGGCGGAGATGACGGCGTACCGGCGGGACCTGGCCTGGGCGCAGGAGTACGCGGCCCGCAACCGGGCGGTCATGCTGGCGCTGCTCTGCCGGGTGCTGCGCACGGCGGTGCCGGCGGTCCGCTTCGACGAGCCGATCTCCTGCCACCACAACTACGTGGCCGAGGAGGTCTACGACGGGGTGCCGCTGCTGGTGACCCGCAAGGGGGCGATCCGGGCCGGGCGGGGCGAACTGGGCATCATCCCCGGGTCGATGGGGACCGGCTCCTACATCGTGCGGGGTCGGGGCAGCGAGGCGGCGTACTGCTCGGCGTCGCACGGTGCGGGTCGGCGGATGTCGCGGTCGAAGGCGAAGAAGACCTACACCGTCGACGACCTGGCCGAGCAGACCGCCGGGGTGGAGTGCCGCAAGGACGCCGGTGTGGTCGACGAGATCCCGGCGGCGTACAAGGACCTGGACCAGGTGCTCGCCGAGCAGGCCGACCTGGTCGAGGTGGTGGCGCACCTGCGGCAGGTGGTCTGCGTCAAGGGTTGA
- a CDS encoding ADP-ribosylglycohydrolase family protein, which produces MGSAAGDRASGCLFGLAYGDALGKPTEFLTVAEIHHRYGQAGPRELTGEPALVTDDTQMTLAVGWALHDAPAATPDGLEPLLRARFLAWAASPDNNRAPGMTCLRACGELATGVAWQQATVAGSKGCGANMRVAPVGLVDAYDDDTVAGVAQLQAGLTHGHPTALAASELTAVAVRLLRAGTPLPALPGLLREHCRGQREVYRDDWLGPLWQRPGTDSPTGFISRGWDECLDALDRLDSALAAGDDGGDACRVTGEGWIAEEALATGLLCALWHADDPVGGLARGAATSGDSDSIACLAGAFLGAAYGTAAWPTTWPDRIEYADQLHALGQAWD; this is translated from the coding sequence GTGGGTAGCGCGGCGGGTGACCGGGCGTCCGGGTGCCTGTTCGGGCTGGCGTACGGTGACGCACTCGGCAAGCCGACCGAGTTTCTGACGGTCGCCGAGATCCACCACCGGTACGGCCAGGCCGGGCCGCGTGAGCTGACCGGCGAGCCGGCGCTGGTCACCGACGACACCCAGATGACCCTCGCGGTCGGCTGGGCGCTGCATGACGCCCCGGCCGCCACCCCGGACGGGCTGGAACCGCTGCTCCGGGCCCGGTTCCTGGCCTGGGCGGCCAGCCCGGACAACAACCGGGCCCCGGGGATGACCTGCCTGCGGGCCTGCGGCGAACTGGCCACCGGGGTGGCCTGGCAGCAGGCCACCGTAGCCGGGTCGAAGGGCTGCGGGGCGAACATGCGGGTCGCCCCGGTCGGTCTGGTCGACGCCTACGACGACGACACCGTGGCCGGCGTCGCGCAACTGCAGGCCGGGCTGACCCACGGACACCCGACCGCGCTGGCCGCGAGCGAGTTGACCGCCGTCGCGGTCCGGCTGCTGCGCGCGGGTACGCCGCTACCGGCGCTGCCGGGCCTGCTGCGTGAGCACTGTCGCGGGCAGCGGGAGGTGTACCGCGACGACTGGCTCGGCCCGCTGTGGCAGCGGCCGGGAACGGACAGTCCGACGGGGTTCATCTCCCGGGGCTGGGATGAGTGTCTCGACGCACTGGACCGGCTCGACTCGGCGTTGGCGGCCGGGGACGACGGCGGCGACGCCTGCCGGGTCACCGGGGAGGGCTGGATCGCGGAGGAGGCCCTGGCCACCGGGCTGCTCTGCGCGCTGTGGCATGCCGACGACCCGGTGGGCGGGTTGGCCCGCGGGGCGGCCACCTCCGGTGACTCGGACTCGATCGCCTGTCTGGCCGGGGCGTTCCTCGGCGCGGCGTACGGAACGGCGGCCTGGCCGACGACGTGGCCGGACCGCATCGAGTACGCCGACCAACTGCACGCCCTCGGCCAAGCCTGGGACTGA
- a CDS encoding helix-turn-helix domain-containing protein, with amino-acid sequence MIQSGFPRMTARVLVSLFVSDGGSLTAAELVDRLRVSPASISKSIAFLERIGFVARRREPGQRRDRYAVDDGLWYRAWSLRVHVFRTWADAATHGAAVLGPDTPAGDRLQLMGEFFGLVCRDVERITAEWQAFLSTRGLPPQPDAPTAVAEPVR; translated from the coding sequence ATGATCCAGTCCGGCTTCCCCCGGATGACCGCCCGGGTGCTGGTCAGCCTCTTCGTCAGCGACGGCGGTTCACTCACCGCCGCCGAGCTGGTCGACCGGCTGCGGGTCAGCCCGGCGTCGATCTCCAAGTCGATAGCCTTCCTGGAGCGGATCGGCTTCGTCGCCCGGCGACGCGAGCCGGGGCAGCGGCGCGACCGCTACGCCGTCGACGACGGCCTGTGGTACCGGGCCTGGTCGCTGCGGGTGCACGTCTTCCGGACCTGGGCGGACGCGGCGACCCACGGTGCCGCCGTACTCGGGCCGGACACCCCCGCCGGGGACCGGCTGCAGTTGATGGGCGAGTTCTTCGGGCTGGTCTGCCGGGACGTCGAGCGGATCACCGCCGAGTGGCAGGCGTTCCTGTCCACCCGCGGTCTGCCGCCGCAGCCGGATGCGCCCACCGCCGTCGCGGAGCCGGTCCGGTGA
- a CDS encoding response regulator transcription factor produces MAAPTTGGPSLRVLVVDDDPTVSDVVRRYLERAGYQVTRAADGVAALAAVDQCRPDLVVLDLMLPGLDGLEVCRRLQRQASGVPVIMLTALGEEADRVIGLQLGADDYVTKPFSPRELVLRVQSVLRRSGPPPGPVGGEPPVVRDGELALDTSRRSARLGDSELALTTREFDLLLHLVRHPAKAFRREELLAQVWGWNFGDQSTVTVHVRRLREKVERDPARPLRIVTVWGVGYRYEPAAGNA; encoded by the coding sequence ATGGCCGCGCCCACCACCGGCGGACCGTCCCTACGGGTGCTCGTCGTCGACGACGATCCCACCGTGTCCGATGTGGTCCGCCGGTACCTGGAACGAGCCGGCTACCAGGTCACCCGCGCCGCCGACGGGGTCGCCGCGCTGGCCGCGGTCGACCAGTGCCGGCCCGACCTGGTGGTACTGGACCTGATGCTGCCAGGGTTGGACGGGCTGGAGGTGTGCCGGCGGCTGCAGCGGCAGGCCAGCGGCGTACCCGTGATCATGCTGACCGCACTTGGGGAGGAGGCCGACCGGGTGATCGGCCTGCAGCTCGGTGCCGACGACTACGTCACGAAGCCGTTCTCGCCCCGGGAGCTGGTGCTGCGGGTACAGTCGGTGCTCCGCCGCTCCGGGCCGCCCCCCGGCCCGGTCGGCGGTGAACCGCCGGTGGTCCGCGACGGCGAGCTCGCGCTGGACACCAGTCGGCGGTCGGCCCGGCTCGGCGACAGCGAGCTCGCGCTGACCACCCGTGAGTTCGACCTGCTGCTGCACCTGGTCCGCCATCCGGCGAAGGCGTTCCGCCGGGAGGAACTGCTCGCCCAGGTGTGGGGCTGGAACTTCGGTGACCAGTCCACCGTGACAGTCCACGTGCGACGGCTGCGCGAGAAGGTCGAACGGGATCCGGCCCGACCCCTACGGATCGTCACCGTCTGGGGCGTCGGCTACCGCTACGAACCGGCGGCCGGCAATGCCTGA
- a CDS encoding oxidoreductase, giving the protein MAAWSFDDIPDQTGRVAVVTGANTGIGFETARMLAGKGAHVVLTYRDKGRGESALDRIRAGQPAGTVTGAELDLADLDSVTAFADAYRADHDRLDLLINNAGVMAPPLGRTRQGFELQFGTNHLGHFALTGELLPLLDAAPAARVVTVSSLAHWTGGIDIDDLNWRQRRYRPWAAYGQSKLANLLFTLELQRRLTEAGSTVRAVAAHPGLTSTEIGRHQGRSTGESRSRVERMIRMRPPAGALPSLRAATDPQAAAGSYWGPARRFGASGPPAPARSSARAKDTVMASRLWSESEQLTGVAYPFSALGRTERPA; this is encoded by the coding sequence GTGGCTGCATGGTCATTCGATGACATTCCCGACCAGACCGGCCGGGTCGCGGTGGTGACCGGGGCGAACACCGGCATCGGCTTCGAGACCGCCCGGATGCTCGCCGGCAAAGGCGCACACGTGGTGCTGACCTACCGGGACAAGGGCAGGGGCGAATCGGCGCTGGACCGGATCCGGGCCGGTCAGCCGGCCGGCACAGTGACCGGGGCCGAGCTGGACCTGGCCGACCTCGACTCGGTCACCGCGTTCGCCGACGCCTACCGCGCCGACCACGACCGGCTCGACCTGCTGATCAACAACGCCGGCGTGATGGCACCGCCGCTGGGACGCACCCGGCAGGGCTTCGAACTGCAGTTCGGCACCAACCATCTCGGCCACTTCGCGCTCACCGGCGAACTGCTGCCGCTGCTCGACGCGGCACCGGCGGCCCGGGTGGTGACCGTCTCCAGCCTGGCCCACTGGACCGGCGGCATCGACATCGACGACCTCAACTGGCGGCAACGCCGCTACCGGCCGTGGGCCGCGTACGGGCAGAGCAAACTCGCCAACCTGCTGTTCACCCTGGAACTGCAGCGCCGGCTGACCGAGGCCGGGTCGACCGTGCGGGCCGTCGCCGCCCATCCCGGCCTGACCTCGACCGAGATCGGCCGCCACCAGGGCCGGTCCACCGGCGAGAGCCGGTCGCGGGTCGAGCGGATGATTCGGATGCGACCACCGGCCGGGGCACTGCCCAGCCTGCGCGCCGCGACCGATCCGCAGGCCGCCGCCGGCAGTTACTGGGGTCCGGCCCGCCGGTTCGGCGCCTCCGGGCCACCCGCGCCGGCCCGCAGCTCCGCACGGGCCAAGGACACCGTCATGGCCAGCCGACTGTGGTCCGAGAGCGAACAGCTGACCGGGGTGGCGTACCCGTTCTCGGCACTGGGACGTACGGAGCGCCCGGCGTGA
- a CDS encoding ThuA domain-containing protein encodes MTGEPVRPRAGLTRRVVGTGLLGGIVALVTTGCTESSAETGYRVLIYSRTTGYRHDSIPAGVEAVGELGAEHGFAVDATEDPAVFTPDNLSRYAAVVFLNTTGDVLDDAGRAAFEGYINGGGGFVGVHAAADTEHNWPFYGELVGAYFAQHPPVQPATVEVVDRTHPATAHLPTRWARTDEWYDYRTRPTDARILAVLDETSYTGGQMGQPHPHAWCRTYAGGRTFYTGGGHTVEAYAEPAFRAHLLGAIRWAAGRPPTDVGRSADEADWDVTG; translated from the coding sequence GTGACCGGCGAACCGGTCCGGCCCCGTGCCGGCCTCACCCGACGGGTGGTCGGCACCGGCCTGCTCGGCGGTATCGTGGCGCTGGTGACCACCGGCTGCACCGAGTCGAGCGCCGAGACCGGGTACCGGGTGCTCATCTACAGCCGCACCACCGGGTACCGGCACGATTCCATCCCGGCCGGTGTCGAGGCCGTCGGCGAACTCGGCGCGGAGCACGGCTTCGCCGTCGACGCCACCGAGGACCCGGCCGTCTTCACCCCGGACAACCTGAGCCGGTACGCCGCCGTCGTCTTCCTCAACACCACCGGCGACGTGCTCGACGACGCCGGCCGGGCCGCGTTCGAGGGCTACATCAACGGTGGCGGCGGATTCGTCGGCGTGCACGCGGCCGCCGACACCGAGCACAACTGGCCGTTCTACGGCGAACTTGTCGGGGCGTACTTCGCCCAGCACCCGCCGGTGCAGCCGGCCACCGTCGAGGTCGTCGACCGGACCCACCCGGCCACCGCGCACCTGCCGACCCGCTGGGCGCGCACCGACGAGTGGTACGACTACCGGACCCGGCCGACCGACGCCCGGATCCTCGCGGTGCTCGACGAAACCAGCTACACCGGCGGGCAGATGGGGCAGCCGCACCCGCACGCCTGGTGCCGGACGTACGCCGGCGGCCGCACCTTCTACACCGGCGGCGGCCACACCGTCGAGGCGTACGCCGAACCGGCGTTCCGCGCCCACCTGCTCGGCGCGATCCGCTGGGCCGCCGGCCGGCCGCCGACCGACGTGGGCCGGTCGGCCGACGAAGCCGACTGGGATGTCACAGGGTGA
- a CDS encoding DM13 domain-containing protein: MWKRLLANPLSWLLAVVVAAGLAFGGYWYQPWKLFTDDVVDEALPQVQIAATGTPAPDPAASGSASPGSASPSAAPASPSPAGNRLLASGEFVTHEHETSGTAQVVELADGRRQLVFRDFATSNGPDLRVWLSDQPVLDGRDGWFVFDDGQWAELDRLKGNRGDQVYEIPADVDLTSLTSVSIWCKRFSVSFGAAELTA; encoded by the coding sequence GTGTGGAAACGACTCCTTGCCAACCCGTTGAGCTGGCTGCTCGCCGTCGTCGTAGCCGCCGGACTCGCGTTCGGCGGCTACTGGTACCAGCCGTGGAAACTGTTCACCGACGACGTGGTCGACGAGGCGCTGCCGCAGGTGCAGATCGCGGCGACCGGCACCCCGGCACCGGACCCCGCCGCTTCCGGGTCCGCGTCGCCCGGGTCCGCATCGCCCAGCGCCGCACCGGCCAGCCCGTCACCGGCCGGGAACCGGTTGCTGGCCTCCGGCGAGTTCGTCACCCACGAGCACGAGACCAGCGGCACCGCCCAGGTCGTCGAGCTGGCCGACGGCCGCCGTCAGCTCGTGTTCCGCGACTTCGCCACCTCCAACGGCCCGGACCTGCGGGTCTGGCTCTCCGACCAGCCGGTGCTGGACGGCCGCGACGGCTGGTTCGTCTTCGACGACGGGCAGTGGGCCGAGCTGGACCGGCTCAAGGGCAACCGGGGTGACCAGGTGTACGAGATCCCCGCCGACGTCGACCTGACCAGCCTGACCAGCGTCTCCATCTGGTGCAAACGCTTCTCGGTGTCGTTCGGGGCAGCCGAGTTGACCGCCTGA
- a CDS encoding HAMP domain-containing sensor histidine kinase: MPDLPTGDVLAVFAIGLGASLLIGVPGAVALRLLRRHSIVVHLTVLLTVTVLAVLAGVVGAAQAMFLSVHDRDVVLLVLAASGAVSLAVGWWLGARLARQAVWADQLRQRERQAEANRRELVAWVSHDLRTPLAGLRAMAEALEDGVVADRATVADYHRRIRAETDRMTQLVDDLFELSRINAGALRLSLRRVPLAEVVSDALASAEPLARARGIRLVAAERGWPSVTASEPELARIIGNLLRNAIRFTPYDGVVQVSAGRDGGAAWLAVHDTCGGIPEADLPRVFDVAFRGETARSPAPAGPPRAGSPIGPAYLPNWAGPRPEPPPAGGGLGLAIVRGLVEAHGGRVEVANAGPGCRFLVHLPAAG, translated from the coding sequence ATGCCTGACCTGCCCACCGGCGACGTCCTCGCCGTGTTCGCCATCGGGCTGGGCGCGTCACTGCTGATCGGTGTGCCGGGCGCGGTCGCGCTGCGGCTGCTGCGCCGGCACAGCATCGTCGTGCACCTGACCGTCCTGCTCACCGTCACCGTACTGGCGGTCCTCGCCGGCGTCGTCGGCGCGGCCCAGGCGATGTTCCTGTCCGTCCACGACCGGGACGTGGTGCTCCTGGTGCTCGCCGCGTCCGGAGCGGTCAGCCTGGCCGTCGGCTGGTGGCTGGGTGCCCGGCTGGCCCGGCAGGCGGTCTGGGCCGACCAGCTGCGTCAGCGGGAACGCCAGGCCGAGGCGAACCGGCGGGAACTGGTCGCCTGGGTGTCGCACGACCTGCGGACGCCGTTGGCGGGGCTGCGGGCCATGGCCGAGGCGCTTGAGGACGGCGTCGTCGCCGACCGGGCCACCGTCGCCGACTACCACCGGCGGATCCGGGCCGAGACCGACCGGATGACCCAACTCGTCGACGACCTGTTCGAACTGTCCCGGATCAACGCCGGCGCGTTGCGGCTGTCGCTGCGCCGGGTGCCCCTCGCCGAGGTGGTCTCCGACGCCCTGGCGTCGGCCGAGCCGCTGGCCCGGGCGCGGGGCATCCGGCTGGTCGCCGCCGAACGCGGCTGGCCGTCGGTCACCGCCAGCGAGCCGGAACTGGCCCGGATCATCGGCAACCTGCTTCGCAACGCGATCCGGTTCACCCCGTACGACGGGGTGGTGCAGGTCAGTGCGGGCCGCGACGGCGGTGCCGCCTGGCTGGCGGTGCACGACACCTGCGGCGGTATTCCCGAGGCGGACCTGCCGAGGGTGTTCGACGTGGCGTTCCGGGGCGAAACAGCGCGCAGCCCCGCTCCCGCCGGCCCGCCCCGAGCGGGGTCGCCGATCGGGCCGGCGTACCTGCCCAATTGGGCCGGACCCCGTCCCGAGCCGCCGCCGGCCGGCGGCGGGCTCGGCCTGGCGATCGTGCGCGGCCTGGTCGAGGCGCACGGTGGTCGGGTCGAGGTAGCCAACGCCGGCCCCGGCTGCCGGTTCCTCGTCCACCTGCCCGCCGCCGGTTGA
- a CDS encoding oxidoreductase, whose product MTPWTFDDLPDQSGRTAVVTGANSGIGFETARMLAARGAHVVLACRDAGRAGTAADRIRAEQPVGTVRCARLDLADLDSVAEFAEAMHADHDRLDLLINNAGVMLTPLRRTRQGFELQFGTNHLGHFALTGRLLPLLLQAGANARVVTVASNAHRAGRIDFADLNWQRRRYRRWAAYGQSKLANLLFTLELQRRLAGAGSPVLATAAHPGWTATDLARHTGGFVTAVSRLIAMRPRDGALPTLRAATDPAVDGGSYWGPGRLFDMVGPPVAARRSPAADNAATAGRLWTESEKLTGVELTVAE is encoded by the coding sequence ATGACACCGTGGACCTTCGACGACCTGCCGGACCAGAGCGGCCGGACCGCCGTCGTCACCGGCGCGAACTCCGGCATCGGCTTCGAGACCGCCCGGATGCTCGCCGCCAGAGGCGCCCACGTGGTGCTCGCCTGCCGGGATGCCGGACGGGCCGGCACCGCGGCCGACCGGATCCGCGCCGAGCAACCGGTCGGCACGGTGCGCTGCGCCCGGCTCGACCTGGCCGACCTCGACTCGGTGGCCGAGTTCGCCGAGGCGATGCACGCCGACCACGACCGGCTTGACCTGCTGATCAACAACGCGGGGGTGATGCTGACCCCGTTGCGGCGCACCCGGCAGGGCTTCGAGCTGCAGTTCGGCACCAATCATCTCGGCCACTTCGCACTCACCGGTCGGCTGCTGCCACTGCTGCTGCAAGCCGGCGCCAACGCCCGGGTGGTCACCGTCGCCAGCAACGCCCACCGCGCCGGCCGGATCGACTTCGCCGACCTGAACTGGCAGCGGCGTCGCTACCGGCGGTGGGCCGCGTACGGGCAGAGCAAACTCGCCAACCTGTTGTTCACCCTGGAGCTGCAACGTCGGCTGGCCGGAGCCGGGTCTCCCGTACTGGCGACCGCTGCCCATCCCGGGTGGACCGCCACCGACCTGGCCCGGCACACCGGTGGCTTCGTCACCGCCGTCAGCCGGTTGATTGCGATGAGGCCGCGCGACGGAGCGCTGCCGACGCTGCGCGCCGCCACCGACCCGGCGGTCGACGGTGGCAGCTACTGGGGGCCGGGCCGGCTGTTCGACATGGTCGGCCCGCCGGTCGCCGCGCGTCGCAGCCCGGCGGCCGACAACGCAGCCACCGCTGGCCGGCTGTGGACGGAGAGCGAGAAGCTGACCGGTGTCGAGCTCACAGTCGCCGAATAG